A stretch of DNA from Anthonomus grandis grandis chromosome 22, icAntGran1.3, whole genome shotgun sequence:
GAttctattaaaagtttaatgaaAGACAGAAATAAAGTTCTctctaaacgaaaaaaaaatctgactGACAAGTCGTTTTAAAAACCACTAAGCAATATTGTGGTCGatttaaaaatggaaaagaaaGCAACTATTTACAAATACATAAACCTTGCGGAAATAGCTAAATACTTCTTTAAAGAGCTACAAAGAACCTACATTTAAGACTGTTCAAACACTCGTTCTAATAAATACCCTTTGTAAACGCagtataattgttttttttcgtattCATGACTTTCAATAACTACCTGTCgacatatatttaaattcacACTTTCAGAAGGCTGAAACATTTTCATTCCATTTAGAAAATACAAGAACAAGatctacaaaaaaatgtttcatctTAAACCAAATGCATATgtataaaactgttttgtgatagGACTTGATGTGTTTTGTGGGCTACTTTTCGAATATGTggaaagtcttataaaactatAGAAAGTATGtctttatttgaaatttctaaTCCAACCAGTTTTTCTGGCCTATATGTGTTGCTGTTATTCAACCATATATTACCCTATTTAGAATTAGggtttattaaacatttaatgatttgtttttggtaaaaaaagagTACTGTTATAATTTTactcaatttttctaaaatttctgaTACGTTAGATCAAACATTAGCTATAAAACATTAATTGCTTCTTGGGAAGTTACAATATGATAAATTTAGTGAAACTACCTtacaattttttagattttggtttTAGAATCGAATTCAAATAATTATCGTAGATGACACAAATCCATCAAATTTAAGTTACATTTATTCTGGCCGCTTTGATACAAGGGTCGGTTTTAGGACCGATTTTATCCATTATTTATACTACGGatcttttcataaattttaatagtgCGAAAAACGTGGGTTTGGTTTTTGAGGAAAGTTACGATTTAATACACAGGTCAATATGTCAAAAATGATTGTGGCTTTTCGGCTATATGCAAATAAGGctatacttaataataaattacctcTATAAAAATCAATACCTTAGAACGAACTCTACCAAGTATGATCACCATGCTTCCATCTATTCTTAAGAGCGTTTATACATTTAAACTCTCAGAAACATTGATAGTTATCGttagttaaataagttaataataaaaataaataaataagttaaatgcATCATACGAAGATATTGGGAACGAAACGAACGCGTTGTTGTCCTTCCCGCCCTATTTGACTTAGCCGAACCGGCTAAAATATATTTCCGTAAGATTCGTAGCCTAAACGCGACATATAACAGCTCTTCGGACAAAAATCATCGCGGAAATAATTGACTAAAAGATCTAGTCTTCTGTTGAAttgaattataaatatattataggaAATAGGCAAATTTTGAGTACCAATTATAAGTGTTATAGgctttaatttacaaaaataagacAAGAAAATTAGTGTTAGATATCGTATGCTAAAGCCAAACCCTttgtctttctttttttttaagttataaaagcTCGTATCTTGTCTACGAGATTTGTTATTTGTTACCCTTGTATTGATGAACTAACGGCTCATCGACTTCAAAAATACAGAACTCGTGTAAATTTGTTTCTGCAAAAATAGGTAAGCTTGGATGGTTtcgaataaaaaatgtattggcGCATCACATTATTGTGTTTAAACTTAGATTGCTGCTTACCTCTTCTCCTGTTTACCTTTTTGCGCACTTAAgacgttaaattttttttaaaaatctacgaTCTAATTCAACATAAccgatttttatcaaaaatatatgtcttaaaattattaataccaACATGATCATGAAcgatgtattaaaaattttatggatTTGTTATAACAGTACTAATCTAAAGATGCGTATTGACTTGAAACAAAATACTCCGAACAAACCAAATAGACGGAGAGCTGGCTACATAGATAGTGCCCGCATCAGGTACATggctaatttatattaaaaataatagtattattgtagacgaatataaaaatgaatgtcTGCCATTGCAAAACTGGGGCGCAAAGGGGGGATACGCAGTGAAAGGGGTGAATTTTGGGTGGGAAAAAATTCATAAGGTACAGGGATTCTATGTACGGGAAaagttttgttatatatttgagaaagtgtaaaaaaattggcAGACATTTTGCGAGGGGCTAACTCGCCGGCAGACTGCGCTAAagattgcaaaaattaatttaaaaaaaaaatcataaggtACATGAATtccaattattgtattttaaagtttaaacatTCCAAAAGTCATTTACAAAATGGCAGACAAAAAAATGAGGGCTAAAGCCGCGGCAGACGAGGTTAAAAAGTGCGCTGCACATTAACATTTTCAGTCACATTCGCAATCGGAATCTGATTCGGACGTGATATCTCCTTCGCTATCGATATATTCTTCTTCATTTGATTCAATTTCTGCATTAAGGTCTTCATCGCCTGTAACAAAGcacaaagtaaaataatttttagccatttaataaaatagaaaagttaTATGTTTTGTGGATAAATATATTACCTTCGTTTGTTCCAGTATCAATAATATCTTGTATTGTACTAGGCAGCTGTGGTCCGTCGAACcatttaaatgtataattttccTCTACTAATATCCATCCGCAAGTTTCTGGTCGTAAATATGATAGAATTTTCTTATGAGCATTTTTCCATATTGTAGCAATATATTTGGTCCTCAATAAATGCTGCGTTAATTCAGCCTGGGTAGGAGGTAAAGTGGATGAGTCAaaattctgcaatttttttttctggaaaggTTCCTCCAAATCATTGACCTtatatgcttttaaaaataaggcgAATCGCGCATCATTTACGGAGCTCAACAACGGAAAGTTGTACAAATTACAGATGAACTTTTCAAGAATCGGGAAAACAGCGGTTTCATCACAGTCTTCATGTCCAATTTGGCCGAATGCTTTTTGTAAGtcttcatttttctttaagatCTGTAAAGGACGTTGCTTTCCCTTACCAAATAATGCGGGATTAAAATCGCAGCCAGTTAGAGCATGAAATCCTGGCAGAGATTAACACATTCTCTCTCCTAACTTTTCATGCAACGCCGATACGTCAATTATTCGTTGCTTATCCCAAACCCCTGTTTGAATATAAACTTTGCTATTGTGTTGTACGTGAATCATATTAGCcaacataataattaagataTCCGTATCTGAGCATTTTATTAGAATGTTCGCTGTTGACTCGATATTGCACGCATGATATACTATTTTTGAATCCGCTTCTTCATGCAAATCGAGAgtatacttattattttttgaaaataatatgcGTTCATTCACAGCTTCATATTGATAACAGTTATCAAAATTGAGTAGCACTTTTTTATTGTGAAAGAATGGAATTAATTCGTGATTTTGCCAATTGACGATTAAAAATTTCACGAGTGCTTCTTTGAAAAAGCTATTTCGGAGTTCTTTATTGAAGTCTGATGGTCTTGATTGTTCAGGTCCAGAAATCACGTACATATGATTACCAGAGGAACCGCTTCGCTGAGATCTTTCGTAATCTTTGATAGATGGTGACCAATATCTATCAAAAATTACATGAATTTCACGGGCTGCATTGTTAGTCAccatttgaagtatttttttggaGATGCTTCCGAATGTTTTTGGTAAATCCTTGATACAATGTATGGGAAAGAATCCGTCTATTAAACAAATGTCAGTGCAGCTTGGGGCTGTACTTTGAACATCTTTTTCCAACGACTTCAATAAAACAGATTTATCTGTTTTATAAATCGATCCATCCAAGTGACACATACACATTGGAACAGGTGTTAGAGgataagtcaaaattttttcaacattaGTATTGTCATTCATTGAAATGGCTACCATTCGGCTGAACAAGTCACGCTGCAGTCGTACTTCttgaactttattatttatcgaGACAAATCTTTTCTGGGTTGAAGTAGCAAaattcagtattttattttgtttaatagttaATTCGAAACGATCATCAGACTCAGCACATTCAGAAATAAACTTTTCTCTTAAACAATGGCCAGTTTTTtcgacatttaataaaaaatcggtCACTTCTTTCGATGCTGCTCGTCCAGTAGCAATATTAAACAATTCATCGCTCCGAGTATCTTCTCTGCTCTGAGTGTTTTCACTGCTCTGAGTGTCTTCGCTACTTTGAGTATCTTCGGTATTGAAAGgattcatattttgttttaatatagttataaaattttgcaacTGAGTAGTATCTTATTTAATTTGGTGTTTTTCTAAGTCTCCGGtaatatcttgacttctttTTAAACCTGTTACATCGAATGTATATGATACAATAGTTGATCGGATACCATGGCTTTTAGCACATCTTTGCCGCGCTGAGATAGAATTTGTAAAGTGCGTTATACCTGTTAATCATCTTGAAGCAGTAGCATTAACCGTTTTCTCTAACGTCAAATCAACAGGCATTCGTGAAAATGTCTTTTCTGTCCTCTTTACAccaaaaaatccatttttaaaatcattctcGAGGCCTGGATGTGTTATTTGCACTCTTAACAAATTATCATGATATTTTAGTAGCCATCGAGAATAATTTCCTtgattgaaaacaaaaaataagttgACTAACTTTGGTATGACTTTTTTGGAAAGTTCAAAATCACCGAGACGAATGCTTCTTGAAAACAAAAGATAGTAATTAACAAAGCGAATGTACATCGCGTAATACTGTGCAGTTTTACCGTGTTTTCCGTTTAACACTTCCGATTCAAATATCAAGTATTCATTCAATAAATCATTCAATGAtgtattttgaatttcaaatgtCGATAAAGTTGTTGATTGCAATTGATTAACAATCTCGATCAAATCATTGTCGATGGTTTTATCTTCTTTTCGcaggaattcttcgaaaagtaATGATCGCAATCCTAAGGTCACTAACGGGTGCAATCGTTTACAGCGATTGAAATGTTTGCCAGTTAAAAATCCGTTTACTGATCCTGAAGCCAATAACCCACTTTCAACCATCATATATGGTAGACCACTCTCATCTATAAATTTTCCAACAGCTTTAAAATAAGCCATCATTATATGGAAACCACCAAGATGAATGAAAAGATTATTGAACTGTGGTTTCTCCGTACACTGAATTTGTTAAGCTACTTTTGCGATTGCCAAATCATACGTCACTTGTATGTACTGTTGCGAACATTCTTCTGCTATTTTTTGGCTTTGGCGCATTGTTTCGATGACAACAGATACGTTCGTAGGTGAAATATTAATCGGTGTAAGATAAGATACCTTTTGTTTAACTGACTGATCATCTACAATTTTACTATTATACCCGACCCACATAGGTGTATTAGAAATTTTTAGGTAATGTGAAATTACCCATGTTACATctaactttttgtaaaaaacataattactGGCTTCAACATCACGTAAATTGCTTCCAAGAGGTAATAATCGGTCAGTGAGCTTTGGTTTTTTCAAGTACGGAAGTATCTCCGTCGATATAACTTCATATGTTCTTCTCCTTTTCGCAGGAGGTGCACGAATAATAATGTTTTCAGCTTCAGGTTTGTCAGAACTGGACTGACCTGctattatattttgatatataattCCCACTGTATCATGCAGCGTATCTTTTCCGCTACACGTTTCAACAAATCGATCGTAATTGTCAAATGCCACTCCTGTGCAGTAGTGAGGGGATAATTCAATACTTTGAGGACAGATTACTGATTTACTGAGGGATGAAAACGTCGCTTCCGTTTCCAACTCCTCAACAGTATTGTAACTAACACATTGAccatatttattaagtaaatctATAACTTTGCGGCTACTTGTCATGCTTTTGTCTCAGGACGTTTTGATTTTACCATTATGAATAGCATAAACTAAATCTTGGGCTATAGAGTTGACTTTTCGAGAACAATTGGAACTTTTCACAGTTCTGGGATCATTTCCGCAGATTAAAGaagttaaaaattgtacaatatcATTAGGAATTTTACATTCGCCTTTGATCAGGTCCTCTGCAGTCAGCTGTTGAGGTAGCGGATCTTTTTTTATGgccataatttttttcctcaaaaCATATGCAGCTCGTTGCAATGTTTCGGTATCTTCAAATTTGCTAAATGTTTCTGCGGATATAATACATTTTCCGCTCGGTGCAATAATTTTCCGGTCATGCAATTCAATTATTTGTAACTGCTtggcaaattttttttcaatcttttGAAGCAATTTCGTACTCGTTATTAATGGTCCGAAACTATCATATTTCTCCGAAAACAATTTATACAACGCACTTTTGGCATActgtactaaaaattttaaagaatagcATTGCTTCTTTCCTATTGTATTTTCAGCGATGAAAGAATACAGTTCATTGTCAACTAACTCATGAACGTTTCTTGCAATATGCCAATCTGACTGTTTTGGCTCCGGAGCCgcaatgtgttttttaaaatacatcaaTTTACATGTATTATGGTAATAAACAACACGATTATCCCCCAATCTGTCGATTTTCGATAATGTTTCATTGTCATTTAAGGCAGTTGCAtttgtgacaattttttcaattaaaatttcacTTTCAGATCGTATCAAAAGAAGCGCTTTTTGCCCTTGCTTCTTCCTTGCTTGATTACAAAACAAACAGATACCTGCAttcttcaattttaaattttcaggttGTCGTTCCACATCTAATTGTTCATGTGAAAGTTGACTGCCACTGAATATATCAGACGACCGAACGTTATCGTCATTTTCTTCTGaaacatttatatatatttaatacatcaattaatttttttaaaatatttttaaataccgatgcacattttgaaaattattttctattaaaagtatgtgcatactatataatatataaactaaaaatatattaccaGCTGAATTGTCGCATTGTGAAATAATAGATGTGGAACCTTGCGGAAAATCATCTCCTATGGATTGATTACTcactgtaaaaattaataaatcgtCCGATAATTTATTTCGCGTTTAAATATAAACGTACACCACATAATgtatgtaaaatatattattacctGCCGAATGTTCGGCCTGCGGAGACGCAGATGCCTCAATGGACGTGTGACCTTGTGATGATTTTGCTACTTCCAATTGATTGCTCTCTGTACAAATTGATAATAGTTCAATTATTTATACCGAGgcgtaattaaatttaatataataccaACTTTCAAGGAATATTGCAAACTTACCGTTATATttatccaaatatttattttggatgGATGTAAATGCTTTATAGCCAAGTCGATGATAACCACTGACACCGTCTACTATTTCTGGTAACACAATATCACTGTATTTCAAATCAAAAGCGACACGAACTTTGGAAATATGTTGGCACTTTTTTAGTTTGTCTTCttcgaaaattattattttttcactgATCATGCTACAGTTAAAAACGCACTTCTTCCCACTCGTAGCCATGATGTAAacgaaatcaaaaattttgaaatataacgTCTACTCTCTTCTACGTTTTGGAATATACTAAACTCTCAGTGGCCTTGTGCGGCATCACTTTGTACTGCGTCGCTTGCTCTATTATACACGAAAACATCTGCTTCCCCCCATcaacatttatattatattccgCTCCCAAATATACCTATATAAATCTGGGACCTAATACCTGCGACAAGTAATTTGGTTACTTTCGCTTTCAAAATTTTGTGAGCATTTACCTTCACTTTTCACAAGTGAAGAAGCCAAATActgactaataataattaatcgtttaaaataaattgatatacTTATAAACAACCATAAtattaacgttaaaaaaaatcaaattgtttttaaaatttcctaaaaataaaagttataaaataatcagttttattgatatatttcataaatatcgaTAAAATTTCTTCTGCACTTAAATATCAAGAATGTGACTAAAAATGTTGATGTGCAGCGCACTTTTTGTCCTCGTCTGCCGCGGCCTTAGCCCTCATTTTTTTATCTGCCATTTTGTAAATGACTTTTGGAatgtttaaactttaaaatacaataattggaATTCATGtatcttatgattttttttaaattaatttttgcaatctTTAGCTCAGTCTGCCGGCGAGTTAGCCCCTCACAAAATGTCTGCCAAATTTTTTACACTTTctcaaatatataacaaaacttTTCCCGTACATAGAATCCCTGTACCTTATGAATTTTTTCCCACCCAAAATTCACCCCTTTCACTGCGTATCCCCCCTTTGCGCCCCAGTTTTGCAATGGCAgacattcatttttatattcgtctacactaatactattatttttaatataaattagctATGTACCTGATGCGGGCACTTTCATGTAGCCAGCTCTTAGACTAAAACGCACCCGCGCTGTAACAAATTTGCCTAATAAGTATGTTGCGCCGAATAGAGCAGAACGCGCAAAACATTTTCTGACATTTGTCGGTAAATGGAATCTGCTTAAAGAGAATTTGTTAATTGCAGGTGTTCAGTGGATAGTGTACTAAACACTGATTATTGATGGGGACGTAGCGAACACCGCCGGAACCCTCTGCGCAACATTTTTTGTTGCAGATTGTTGGGAGTGCAAGGCGCGTTTGGTTTGTTCGAAGTGTTTTGTTGCAAGTCGATACTCACCATAGAAATACCTTAATGCTAAACAAAATATCATATAAAGACTGATTAGATATAATAAGAACGAATTGTAGTCCACGTGGTATCTGCTGATTGGGCGAATTGTATGAGAAGTAGATTTCCGTTATAGCGCTTAATTGGCAATAACTATGTTTATACTGTATAACTCGGGCATATATTCTACTTTGTTCAccatattttattcaaatgtgATATTGTTTAAGAAGTATATACATGATTCCATATCTATTTTCtcttttgaaatatattatactCAAGATCAGCAGTTGTAGAAGTCGTCTATTTTCATATGGActctttaatataaaacaaaatactttaaatttacacgtttatcattttgttttttttttaattttcttaatttttttcagatgtACCAGCAGCATATCTCTTGCCAGAGACTTCTCcggtaaaaaacatttttacttgATCAAGACGTTGATGTGAAGAAAGcaatttcaagaaaatatgATTTGGCCACGTTCATCACGGCATTCCGTCTTATATAATCTATTTTAAACTCTTATTTTCACCGAAAGACCGAACCAAAGCAAACATAGGTTCTATCGTTTGGTGATTGACTAGATCGCAATGTTTCATACCTTAATGAAGTCATTGTGTGCTAAAGAAATACCTGCTGAGCATGGCCGGTTTTTAATGtaaagaataatataattataaatattataaatatataaatatgagTTGGAATCCATAAACGACAATGGGCTGTCACTTTTATTGTTGCTAATGTATTTTTCTGTTTGGACTTTCTGGAAATCATTTTGCAACTGCCAATTAACGAAGTATCAACTATACTGAAGGTTTGTCTTGTAAAGTGTTTTACAAGGAAGggatgatatttttgtaattagtatatactgagttgaacattttattttttcaaaaattatctaaagtaaggataaaattttttataaacgcAAGAGAGAGAGGGTGGATGTTTTTTATAGTTGCTTTTTTTACTGTTCGTCGTTAAACATCTTCGATAACACTGTTACGCCTAGATATAGTCTGGGAAAAATAGATATTCTAGGTTGGGCAAGTTTAAATACATAGTATCGGAGAAGTACATTGCGCAGTATAGAAATATAACTATGAAAGCTCTAATTTAATAGATATCTATTTTTCCTGGTCGATCTGTTACGGACCACGGGTGGTTTTTTGTCTGAAATTGGAAGGTTAgctcgtttttaaaaaattatttgtcagaAGCAcggaatatatttaatttatgttagtagatgtaacttttataattcggttttttatatgtatttgcGAGATCATGGAAAACAACCTTccgctattattatattattttatctgtTTATAACTAAGGTCtattaaatgtaaatagaaAACGTAGGTGCATTCATTCTTAGTATGCTATGCCCGaacatacttttattttttaattaagtagttTATTTAGccgaacacattttttttaaagatgtcaaCAACATCCATATATTcaattttcatacattttatttatgttctgGTTCATTATACTGcccattaaataataaattatttacaagagtcaaatttattgtttttgttgaaTATACTGTAAAAACTGGGTTTCCCAAATGAGACAGTTTGAGAGAATTGCCAAAACATAACGCGAGCAGGCGGCGCGCAATGGGAACTATACCAACCCGGGCTTTGGAACGCTCCTGGACATATACAATTAAGGATATCGTACTAGCCGCAATGACGCGCCTTCGCTCCACTGAAATACACATAAGTATGGAAATAAGCCTGCAAAGAGCTTGTGTTCGGCAAGAAACTAATAAACTCGCTTCATCTGCTGGAGGCTCGAATTGACTCTGCCTCGCTAATCTTAACATTTCACAACAGGATAACGGGTATTACTAATATATACTCAGATAGTTTCAAAACTAAAACAGGTTCGGGATGCGGGGTATACTCCAAAGAGTTCCAATTAAACACAAGGATAGTGTTAGGTAATATGTGAAGTGTCTAACAAACAGTAAACAGTATAATCAATAGCGACGCTTCTATATTATAAGTAGCGTCGCTATTTTACGGTTTATGGCTACGGTGATTATCCACACAGACTGCAGACAGGCAGTTCTCTTAATTTTCTTCAACAAGATTTTTGttcttttacatttaaataaaaaataaagttaggtagaatattaaaaaagacaCCAGCTCAGAGGTCGatagataaaaattattgtattaggatttattggact
This window harbors:
- the LOC126748593 gene encoding uncharacterized protein LOC126748593, coding for MATSGKKCVFNCSMISEKIIIFEEDKLKKCQHISKVRVAFDLKYSDIVLPEIVDGVSGYHRLGYKAFTSIQNKYLDKYNESNQLEVAKSSQGHTSIEASASPQAEHSAVSNQSIGDDFPQGSTSIISQCDNSAEENDDNVRSSDIFSGSQLSHEQLDVERQPENLKLKNAGICLFCNQARKKQGQKALLLIRSESEILIEKIVTNATALNDNETLSKIDRLGDNRVVYYHNTCKLMYFKKHIAAPEPKQSDWHIARNVHELVDNELYSFIAENTIGKKQCYSLKFLVQYAKSALYKLFSEKYDSFGPLITSTKLLQKIEKKFAKQLQIIELHDRKIIAPSGKCIISAETFSKFEDTETLQRAAYVLRKKIMAIKKDPLPQQLTAEDLIKGECKIPNDIVQFLTSLICGNDPRTVKSSNCSRKVNSIAQDLVYAIHNGKIKTS